The following proteins are co-located in the Triticum aestivum cultivar Chinese Spring chromosome 1A, IWGSC CS RefSeq v2.1, whole genome shotgun sequence genome:
- the LOC542824 gene encoding alanine--glyoxylate aminotransferase 2 homolog 3, mitochondrial, with product MQRLASSRRLLRAALAPGRAHSSLSAAAVAAAPENGAGAPKMPPFAYTPPPYDGPRVAEIAQKRAQFLSPSLFHFYDRPLNIVDGKMQYLFDEDGRRYLDAFGGIATVCCGHCHPDVIEAIVNQAKKIQHSTVLYLNHAIADFAEALAAKMPGDLKVVFFTNSGTEANELALMIARLYTGSHDIISLRNGYHGNAAATMGATAQANWKFNVVQTGVHHALNPDPYRGAFGSDGEKYARDIQETIDYGTTGRVAGFISEAIQGVGGIVELAPGYLPAAYDMVRKAGGLCIADEVQAGVARTGSHFWGFEGQGVIPDIVTMAKGIGNGIPIGAVVTTPEIAKVLTRRSYFNTFGGNPVSTAAGHAVLKVLEKEKLQENAFVVGSYLKEKLNALKEKHDIIGDVRGKGLLLGVELVTDRQKKTPAKAEIAQVMNHMKDMGVLVGKGGFFGNVFRVTPPLCFSKEDSDFMIEVMDIALSKL from the exons ATGCAGCGCCTCGCCTCCTCCCGGAGGCTCCTCCGGGCCGCCCTCGCCCCCGGCCGGGCGCATTCCAGCCTCTCCGCGGCCGCGGTCGCCGCCGCGCCGGAGAATGGCGCCGGCGCCCCCAAGATGCCGCCGTTCGCGTACACGCCGCCGCCCTACGACGGGCCGCGGGTGGCGGAGATCGCCCAGAAGCGGGCCCAGTTCCTCAGCCCCTCGCTCTTCCACTTCTACGACCGCCCC TTGAACATAGTCGATGGAAAGATGCAGTACCTGTTCGATGAGGATGGCCGCCGCTACCTGGACGCTTTCGGTGGCATTGCGACCGTTTGTTGCGGGCACTGTCATCCTGATGTGATCGAAGCCATAGTCAACCAGGCAAAGAAGATACAGCACTCCACAGTTCTGTATCTGAATCATGCAATTGCCGACTTTGCTGAGGCTCTGGCGGCCAAAATGCCCGGTGATCTGAAG GTTGTTTTCTTCACAAATTCTGGCACGGAGGCAaatgagcttgcactgatgatcgCTCGGCTTTACACTGGTTCCCATGACATTATTTCACTGAGGAATGGATACCATGGGAATGCAGCTGCAACAATGGGTGCTACTGCTCAAGCCAACTGGAAATTTAATGTTGTCCAG ACCGGAGTGCACCATGCTCTTAATCCAGACCCATACAGAGGCGCTTTCGGGTCAGACGGAGAGAAATATGCCAGAGATATTCAGGAAACCATTGACTATGGGACTACAGGAAGAGTTGCAGGTTTCATTTCAGAAGCCATACAG GGAGTTGGTGGAATAGTGGAATTAGCACCAGGatacctgcctgcggcctacgaTATGGTAAGGAAAGCTGGTGGCCTCTGCATCGCCGACGAAGTTCAGGCGGGGGTAGCGCGCACTGGGAGCCACTTCTGGGGATTCGAAGGGCAGGGTGTCATCCCTGATATAGTCACCATGGCAAAG GGCATAGGGAACGGAATACCGATAGGAGCGGTTGTTACCACACCTGAGATCGCTAAGGTGTTAACCCGCAGGAGCTACTTCAACACCTTCGGTGGTAACCCTGTCAGCACAGCTGCCGGCCATGCTGTTCTCAAGGTACTGGAGAAGGAGAAGCTGCAGGAGAATGCGTTCGTTGTTGGCTCCTACCTGAAGGAGAAGCTTAACGCTCTGAAAGAGAAGCATGACA TTATCGGCGATGTTAGGGGGAAAGGCCTCCTTCTCGGGGTTGAGCTGGTGACCGATCGCCAGAAGAAAACTCCGGCGAAAGCTGAGATCGCGCAGGTCATGAACCACATGAAAG ATATGGGCGTGCTGGTGGGGAAGGGCGGTTTCTTCGGCAATGTGTTCAGGGTGACGCCTCCGTTGTGCTTCTCCAAGGAGGACTCCG ACTTCATGATCGAGGTGATGGACATCGCGCTGTCGAAGCTGTGA